A single region of the Paraburkholderia megapolitana genome encodes:
- a CDS encoding pyridoxal phosphate-dependent aminotransferase — MSESDLPKPLLSNARDAVRALRPSQIREVANAGFGIADVLPFWFGESDRVTPQFIRDAASNALATGATFYTHNLGIAPLREALAGYVSSLHGPTTVDNIAVTSAGVNALMLAAQLVVGAGDRVVAVTPLWPNLVEIPKILGAHVETVALGYGAQGWTLDLDRLLAALTPQTKLLMLNSPNNPTGWVMSRDQQRTVLEHCRRHGIWIVADEVYERLYYADPAARTAPSFLDLAARDEHVICVNSFSKAWLMTGWRLGWIVAPAALMDDLAKLVEYNTSCAPAFVQQAGIAAVQQGEGFAQELAGELRGARDHLVQALGALPGVDVKAPPGAMYVFFSLPGAARSLELCKALVREVGLGLAPGSAFGPEGEGFVRWCYACDPHRLDAGVERLQRFLSQHGG; from the coding sequence ATGAGCGAATCAGACCTGCCGAAGCCCCTTTTATCGAATGCACGTGACGCGGTGCGCGCGTTGCGCCCCTCCCAGATTCGCGAAGTCGCGAACGCCGGTTTCGGTATCGCCGACGTGCTGCCGTTCTGGTTCGGCGAGTCGGACCGAGTGACGCCGCAATTCATCCGCGATGCGGCCAGCAATGCGCTCGCCACGGGCGCGACGTTCTACACGCATAACCTCGGCATCGCGCCGCTGCGCGAGGCGCTCGCCGGATACGTGAGCTCGCTGCACGGCCCGACCACGGTCGACAACATCGCGGTGACGAGCGCCGGCGTCAACGCGCTGATGCTGGCCGCACAGCTCGTGGTCGGCGCGGGCGACCGGGTCGTCGCGGTGACGCCGCTGTGGCCGAATCTTGTGGAAATTCCGAAGATCCTCGGTGCCCACGTCGAGACTGTGGCGCTCGGTTATGGTGCGCAGGGCTGGACACTCGATCTCGACCGGCTGCTGGCGGCGCTAACGCCCCAGACGAAGCTCCTGATGCTGAATTCCCCGAACAACCCGACCGGCTGGGTGATGAGTCGCGACCAGCAACGCACGGTTCTCGAGCATTGCCGGCGGCACGGCATCTGGATCGTCGCCGACGAGGTCTACGAGCGGCTCTATTACGCCGATCCGGCGGCGCGCACTGCGCCGTCCTTCCTCGATCTCGCGGCGCGTGACGAACACGTGATCTGTGTCAACTCGTTCTCGAAGGCCTGGCTGATGACCGGCTGGCGACTCGGCTGGATCGTCGCGCCTGCCGCATTGATGGACGATCTGGCGAAGCTCGTCGAGTACAACACGTCGTGCGCGCCGGCGTTCGTGCAGCAAGCGGGTATCGCCGCCGTGCAGCAGGGCGAGGGCTTCGCGCAGGAACTGGCCGGCGAACTGCGCGGTGCGCGCGATCATCTTGTGCAGGCGCTCGGTGCGCTGCCGGGCGTCGACGTGAAGGCGCCGCCGGGGGCGATGTACGTGTTCTTTTCGCTGCCTGGCGCGGCGCGCAGTCTTGAGCTGTGCAAGGCGCTGGTGCGTGAAGTCGGCCTCGGTCTCGCACCGGGTAGCGCGTTCGGCCCGGAGGGCGAGGGCTTTGTTCGCTGGTGCTACGCATGCGATCCGCATCGGCTGGACGCCGGCGTCGAGCGGCTGCAGCGCTTTCTGAGCCAGCACGGCGGGTAG
- the scpB gene encoding SMC-Scp complex subunit ScpB — MNTQEAKIVLETALICAQEPLKLADLRKLFADGVSADTVRTLLEDLKQEWSGRGVELVGLASGWRFQSKPAMRSYLDRLHPEKPPKYSRAVLETLAIVAYRQPVTRGDIEEIRGVTVNTQVVKQLEDRGWIEVIGHRDVPGRPALYATTRQFLDDLGLKALDELPPLDDPSAQLNIDLLAQHSIEFADGEVPATAGSAGEAEVAVATGLEEAGEHAPLDAADISVETPPNAEAAEAALEHEPAAAAHDANIESPAEPRDDASTSASESESASAHPVDTGAAAAETAGTASDSSNTSEAEADPAPPATGSTALSEAEHADQADTSDVAHDDPEDRRAAAHDDGVLTDDEAASRSA, encoded by the coding sequence ATGAATACCCAAGAGGCGAAGATCGTCCTCGAGACTGCCTTGATCTGTGCGCAGGAGCCGCTGAAGCTCGCCGACTTGCGCAAGCTCTTTGCCGACGGCGTGTCGGCAGATACGGTTCGAACGTTGCTCGAAGACCTGAAACAGGAGTGGTCGGGGCGCGGTGTTGAACTGGTGGGCCTTGCGTCCGGCTGGCGTTTCCAGAGCAAGCCGGCAATGCGTTCGTATCTGGATCGTCTGCATCCCGAGAAGCCGCCGAAATATTCGCGCGCGGTGCTCGAGACGCTGGCGATCGTCGCTTACAGGCAACCGGTGACGCGCGGAGATATCGAAGAAATTCGCGGTGTGACGGTGAATACGCAGGTCGTCAAGCAACTCGAGGATCGCGGCTGGATCGAGGTGATCGGTCATCGCGATGTGCCGGGACGCCCGGCGCTGTATGCGACCACGCGGCAATTTCTCGACGACCTCGGTCTGAAGGCGCTCGACGAATTACCGCCGCTGGACGATCCGTCGGCGCAATTGAATATCGACTTGCTGGCCCAGCATTCAATCGAATTCGCCGACGGCGAAGTTCCGGCGACAGCCGGTTCCGCGGGCGAAGCCGAAGTGGCTGTGGCAACGGGGCTTGAAGAGGCCGGCGAGCATGCACCGCTCGACGCTGCCGATATCAGCGTCGAGACGCCGCCCAATGCTGAAGCTGCTGAAGCCGCACTCGAGCACGAGCCTGCCGCTGCGGCGCACGACGCAAACATTGAATCGCCGGCCGAACCGCGGGACGACGCATCGACGTCTGCAAGCGAGTCCGAATCGGCATCCGCACATCCGGTCGATACCGGCGCTGCCGCAGCGGAAACCGCCGGCACTGCAAGCGACAGTAGCAACACCAGCGAGGCAGAAGCCGATCCGGCTCCGCCCGCAACCGGCTCGACCGCGCTTTCCGAAGCGGAGCACGCGGACCAGGCGGACACGAGCGATGTGGCGCATGACGATCCTGAGGATCGCCGGGCTGCCGCTCACGACGACGGCGTATTGACCGACGACGAGGCTGCCTCGCGCAGCGCCTGA
- the rluB gene encoding 23S rRNA pseudouridine(2605) synthase RluB — protein MTRTHDTDSSEAEHAVPSARPDETQPQQTAAAGNEPTAQTPDADGEDRPRRGLRRGPRSLIARRRAGAKAKNADGAQAVQPAPVVTETPPDGVVVAQVRMPRKDPGAKGPRRNSAGNANANGGGKRGEPRGDAPREGGPRQNRRGDAATAAAAAAPTAADATPDDLFSYVTSPAFDADNSTTGGVRAPMLRRGREQAPKRVLSPDDDAPKLHKVLAEAGMGSRREMEELIVAGRVSVNGEPAHIGQRIMPTDQVRINGKPVKRKLQNKPPRVLLYHKPTGEIVSHADPEGRPSVFDKLPPMKTAKWLAVGRLDFNTEGLLMLTTSGDLANRFMHPRYSVEREYAVRVVGELAEGSRQKLLHGVELDDGPANFLRIRDGGGEGTNHWYHVALAEGRNREVRRMFEAVGLMVSRLIRTRHGPIQLPRGLKRGRWEELEDNQVRSLLASVGLKAPAEEKGGRNAAPERRQPDPMQTSMGFIHREPVLMSHGRFDQQTPRGGRPQGRRGAATGGFGAAGGGAGSGLGGGFGGNRGGSRGNAAGNGMGGGMGGGGGNPGNRGARGDVDGNRAPTGNGNRAGARTGGNPAGPRPQGANRGGPGGGRAGGGNPNAGGNHGGPRGTPRNRTRGR, from the coding sequence TTGACACGTACCCACGATACCGACTCGTCCGAAGCAGAGCACGCTGTGCCTTCCGCGCGCCCCGACGAAACGCAACCGCAGCAGACCGCTGCTGCCGGAAACGAGCCCACGGCGCAGACCCCGGACGCAGACGGTGAAGACCGTCCGCGCCGCGGTCTGCGTCGCGGGCCGCGCAGCCTGATCGCGCGGCGCCGCGCCGGCGCGAAAGCGAAGAATGCCGATGGCGCGCAGGCGGTACAACCGGCGCCCGTCGTGACGGAGACGCCGCCGGACGGCGTCGTCGTCGCGCAGGTGCGCATGCCGCGCAAGGACCCTGGTGCAAAAGGCCCGCGTCGCAATAGCGCCGGCAATGCGAATGCCAATGGCGGCGGCAAGCGTGGTGAACCGCGCGGCGACGCGCCGCGTGAAGGCGGCCCGCGGCAGAATCGCCGCGGCGACGCAGCAACGGCAGCGGCAGCGGCAGCGCCCACAGCAGCCGACGCCACACCTGACGACCTGTTCTCCTACGTAACTTCGCCGGCGTTCGATGCCGATAACAGCACGACTGGCGGCGTACGCGCGCCGATGCTGCGGCGCGGCCGCGAGCAGGCTCCCAAGCGCGTGCTGTCGCCGGACGACGACGCACCGAAACTGCACAAGGTGCTCGCGGAAGCGGGCATGGGTTCGCGTCGCGAGATGGAAGAGCTGATCGTCGCTGGCCGTGTGTCGGTCAACGGCGAGCCGGCGCATATCGGCCAGCGGATCATGCCGACCGACCAGGTTCGCATCAACGGCAAGCCGGTCAAGCGCAAGCTGCAGAACAAGCCGCCGCGCGTGCTGCTGTACCACAAGCCGACCGGCGAAATCGTCAGCCATGCCGATCCGGAAGGTCGTCCGTCGGTGTTCGACAAATTGCCGCCGATGAAAACCGCCAAGTGGCTCGCGGTCGGCCGGCTCGATTTCAATACCGAAGGTCTGCTGATGCTGACCACCTCGGGCGATCTCGCGAACCGCTTCATGCACCCGCGCTACAGCGTCGAGCGTGAATACGCGGTACGGGTGGTCGGTGAGCTGGCAGAAGGCTCGCGGCAAAAACTGCTGCACGGCGTCGAACTCGACGACGGTCCGGCGAATTTCCTGCGCATCCGCGACGGCGGCGGCGAAGGCACGAACCACTGGTATCACGTCGCGCTGGCCGAAGGTCGCAATCGCGAAGTGCGCCGGATGTTCGAAGCGGTCGGCCTGATGGTGAGCCGCCTGATCCGCACGCGGCACGGCCCGATCCAGTTACCGCGCGGTCTGAAGCGCGGCCGCTGGGAAGAGCTCGAAGACAACCAGGTGCGCAGCCTGCTGGCATCGGTGGGTCTCAAGGCGCCGGCCGAAGAGAAGGGCGGTCGCAACGCGGCGCCTGAGCGCCGTCAGCCCGATCCGATGCAGACGTCGATGGGCTTCATTCATCGTGAGCCGGTGCTGATGTCGCACGGTCGCTTCGATCAGCAGACGCCGCGCGGCGGACGTCCTCAAGGGCGCCGTGGCGCCGCCACCGGTGGTTTCGGTGCGGCCGGCGGGGGTGCGGGTTCTGGCCTCGGCGGTGGGTTCGGCGGCAACCGCGGCGGTAGTCGCGGCAATGCGGCGGGTAACGGGATGGGCGGTGGGATGGGTGGCGGTGGCGGTAATCCGGGTAACCGCGGCGCCCGTGGTGACGTCGACGGCAATCGTGCGCCGACCGGCAACGGTAACCGGGCAGGTGCCCGCACCGGTGGTAATCCGGCTGGCCCCCGTCCGCAGGGCGCTAATCGCGGCGGCCCTGGCGGCGGTCGTGCAGGTGGTGGCAACCCGAATGCGGGCGGCAATCATGGCGGTCCGCGCGGTACACCGCGTAACCGCACCCGCGGCCGCTAG
- the rimP gene encoding ribosome maturation factor RimP, protein MQLTELIETTVSGLGYELVDIERTGRGMLAIFIDQPAGIAIEDCEKVTRQLQHVLTVENIDYERLEVSSPGLDRPLKKLADFERFAGSEAVITLKKPLDGRKTYRGIVHAPEGETIGLEFEGKEGAAMLDFTLADIDKARLIPKVDFRSRKQ, encoded by the coding sequence GTGCAACTGACGGAACTGATAGAAACCACGGTCTCGGGTCTCGGCTACGAGCTCGTCGATATCGAGCGCACCGGGCGCGGCATGTTGGCCATTTTCATCGACCAACCCGCCGGCATCGCGATTGAAGATTGCGAAAAGGTCACGCGTCAGCTCCAGCACGTTTTGACGGTCGAAAACATCGATTACGAGCGGCTCGAAGTATCGTCGCCGGGTCTCGACCGCCCGCTGAAAAAACTGGCGGATTTCGAGCGCTTCGCAGGCAGCGAAGCGGTGATCACATTGAAAAAGCCATTGGACGGACGGAAAACGTACCGGGGCATCGTGCATGCGCCCGAAGGCGAAACGATCGGTCTGGAATTTGAAGGGAAGGAAGGCGCCGCGATGCTCGATTTCACGCTCGCGGATATCGATAAGGCACGCCTCATCCCCAAAGTTGACTTTAGGAGCCGCAAACAATGA
- the nusA gene encoding transcription termination factor NusA: MSREVLMLVDALAREKNVDKDVVFAALEAALASASKKLFEEDADIRVHIDRESGEHETYRRWRVVPDEAGLQEPDQEILQFEAIEQKPDAQIDDYIEEPVPSIEFGRIGAQAAKQVILQKVRDAEREQILNDFLERGENIMTGTVKRLDKGNFIVESGRVEALLRRDQLIPKENLRVGDRVRAYIGKVDRTARGPQIELSRTAPEFLMKLFEMEVPEIEQGLLEIKAAARDPGVRAKIGVVAYDKRIDPIGTCVGIRGSRVQAVRNELGGENVDIVLWSEDPAQFVIGALAPAAVQSIVVDEEKHSMDVVVDETELAVAIGRSGQNVRLASELTGWQINIMTPDESAQKQNQERGLLRDLFMARLDVDEEVADILIDEGFTSLEEIAYVPLNEMLEIEAFDEDTVHELRNRSRDALLTLAIANEEKVENVALDLKSLDGMDADLLAKLAEHQIQTRDELAELAVDELVEMTSIEEEAAKALIMKAREHWFQ; the protein is encoded by the coding sequence ATGAGTCGCGAAGTGTTGATGCTGGTGGATGCGCTGGCACGCGAGAAGAACGTCGACAAGGACGTCGTATTTGCCGCACTCGAGGCAGCCCTCGCTTCGGCCTCCAAGAAACTCTTCGAGGAAGACGCAGATATCCGCGTCCACATCGACCGTGAAAGCGGCGAGCACGAAACCTATCGCCGCTGGCGTGTGGTGCCGGACGAAGCGGGTCTGCAGGAGCCGGATCAGGAAATCCTGCAGTTCGAAGCGATCGAGCAGAAGCCCGATGCGCAGATCGACGACTACATCGAAGAACCGGTACCGTCCATCGAATTCGGCCGTATCGGCGCGCAGGCCGCCAAGCAGGTGATCCTGCAGAAGGTGCGCGACGCGGAGCGCGAGCAGATCCTCAACGATTTCCTCGAGCGCGGCGAAAACATCATGACCGGTACGGTCAAGCGTCTCGACAAGGGCAACTTCATCGTCGAATCGGGCCGTGTCGAAGCGCTGCTGCGCCGCGACCAGCTGATTCCGAAGGAAAACCTGCGCGTCGGCGACCGTGTGCGTGCGTACATCGGCAAGGTCGATCGCACCGCGCGCGGCCCGCAAATCGAGCTGTCGCGTACCGCGCCCGAATTCCTGATGAAGCTGTTTGAAATGGAAGTGCCGGAAATCGAGCAGGGGCTGCTGGAAATCAAGGCCGCTGCACGCGATCCTGGCGTGCGGGCAAAGATCGGCGTGGTCGCCTACGACAAGCGGATCGACCCGATCGGTACCTGCGTCGGTATTCGTGGTTCGCGGGTACAGGCTGTGCGCAATGAGCTCGGTGGCGAAAACGTCGACATCGTGCTATGGTCGGAAGATCCCGCCCAGTTCGTGATCGGCGCGCTCGCGCCGGCAGCTGTCCAGTCGATTGTCGTCGATGAAGAGAAGCATTCGATGGACGTCGTCGTCGACGAAACCGAACTGGCGGTCGCAATCGGCCGTAGCGGCCAGAACGTGCGTCTTGCCAGCGAGCTTACCGGCTGGCAGATCAACATCATGACGCCGGACGAATCTGCGCAAAAGCAGAATCAGGAGCGCGGTCTTCTGCGCGACCTGTTCATGGCGCGTCTCGATGTCGACGAAGAAGTCGCCGACATCCTGATCGACGAGGGCTTCACGAGCCTCGAAGAGATCGCTTATGTGCCGCTCAACGAAATGCTCGAGATCGAGGCCTTCGACGAAGACACCGTGCACGAGCTGCGTAACCGCTCGCGTGACGCGTTGCTGACGTTGGCGATTGCGAATGAAGAAAAGGTCGAGAATGTCGCGCTCGACTTGAAGAGCCTTGACGGTATGGATGCCGACCTGCTCGCGAAGCTGGCCGAACATCAGATCCAGACGCGCGACGAGCTGGCAGAACTGGCTGTAGACGAGCTGGTCGAGATGACCAGCATCGAAGAGGAAGCCGCAAAGGCACTGATCATGAAAGCACGTGAACACTGGTTCCAGTGA